From Sandaracinaceae bacterium, the proteins below share one genomic window:
- a CDS encoding ferritin: MAGQYHEPRERLSEKSLDIKRAIDSMMEELEAVDWYRQRAQACTDPSLRAILDHHQREEIEHFAMLLEWCRRNDADFAEQLRTYMFTEGDILNVEDEATEAGLARPKEEDVADAVSPQRSTIGALKEER; the protein is encoded by the coding sequence ATGGCAGGCCAGTACCACGAGCCGCGGGAGCGGCTCAGCGAGAAGTCGCTCGACATCAAGCGCGCGATCGACTCGATGATGGAGGAGCTCGAGGCGGTCGACTGGTATCGACAGCGCGCGCAGGCGTGCACGGATCCGTCACTGCGCGCGATCCTCGATCACCACCAGCGCGAGGAGATCGAGCACTTCGCAATGCTGCTCGAGTGGTGCCGACGGAACGACGCCGACTTCGCCGAGCAGCTCCGCACCTACATGTTCACCGAGGGCGACATCCTGAACGTCGAGGACGAAGCGACCGAGGCCGGCCTCGCGCGTCCGAAGGAAGAAGACGTCGCGGACGCGGTCAGCCCGCAGCGCAGCACCATCGGCGCGCTGAAGGAGGAGCGATGA